GTTTCATCGCTGGTTTTATCCTGCATCGTGATCGAAAGAGAAATAAAGTCCAGGCAATTTTCCGAATTCCTGATAGCAATAAAAAGCAAAACAGGCCATGATTATATATCTGGCCTGTTTTATTTACTCAAAACCCACCCTTAGGAAAAAAACACTTAAGGTTTTGATTTAAGGTGTAAAAAGCTTTTCTCTAATTATTTTTGCCTTAGCAGGGTCGTCTGTTATGACTGCACTGCAATTCACCTTGAATAATCTTTCCAGTTCAGATTCTTTATTCACTGTGTATGGCCTTACTTCAATCCCGCTCTCCAGGGACGCCGTGACGATTTGGTCCGGGGCTGCCCTCCAATGAGGATGAAAGCCCTTAGCCTTGATCGACTGCGCATAAATCCATGGCATATATAATCCCTCAGAAAGCAAAGGGGCGATTTCAATCTCCGGAGCCAGTAAATAGCTTTGGACAATGCTGTAATGATTGAAAGAGGAAATGATAATCCTGTCAGATAATTCATAGGCCCTAACCATATCTATGACCTTCTCTTCCATTCCTTCATAAGGGATAATGCTGTTTTTTAATTCAATATTGCAGACCAAACGAGTCCCTGCTAACCATTCAAGGACTTCTTCCAAAGAAGGAATCTGTTCTCTCCTTGATAATTCCTTGAATTTGAAACGGGCATCCAGTTTTCTTAAATCTCCTAAAGTGTAGTCCTTCACCAGTCCAGTGCCGTCTGTAGTTCGATCCACCTTTTC
The window above is part of the Mesobacillus jeotgali genome. Proteins encoded here:
- a CDS encoding glycerophosphodiester phosphodiesterase; the protein is MTLILAHRGYAAEYPENTMLAFKEAEKAGADGLELDVQMTRDGELVVIHDEKVDRTTDGTGLVKDYTLGDLRKLDARFKFKELSRREQIPSLEEVLEWLAGTRLVCNIELKNSIIPYEGMEEKVIDMVRAYELSDRIIISSFNHYSIVQSYLLAPEIEIAPLLSEGLYMPWIYAQSIKAKGFHPHWRAAPDQIVTASLESGIEVRPYTVNKESELERLFKVNCSAVITDDPAKAKIIREKLFTP